A segment of the Anopheles cruzii chromosome 2, idAnoCruzAS_RS32_06, whole genome shotgun sequence genome:
AGGGTACGGTTTCACAAGTCCCCGAAACGAGACAAAACTAATTTTGACCCCCTCGGCTAAAATTTCGGTTGTCTTCGTTTACGCCCCTCGGCGTCTCCGGTCATCTTCGACGTCTTCGTCGTCCTTCAGACGCTCTTCGCACGTTGACTTTGGCAACCGCAAAACGGGCTGCAACAACAAGCACGGCGAGCAGGGGTTTTACGACAAATGCATCCGCCGCCAGCCGTCCGGATTGGTGGAGTGCGTCACCCTGCACCGCAACCGTCGGttccacggaacggaaagcaaGCCACCACATCTGTACGCGTCGACAAACACAGGAACATCGTCCCGCAGAAACTTTACTGAGGCTGTGGGAAAGAGAAGgaattgaaaatcaattaaattccATTCTTAAATAATACTCGCACTCAGTAGCTTCATGCATCTGAGATTGTTCATTTATCTTGTCGATTGTTGATTAGATTTGTATTCAAATATCCTTTTCTTGCGCCTTGCAAATCATTCCCAAAATATGCCACACTCAATCCTATGCCCAGCACTGTCTTTATGACCGTTTGCGCCACAATCGTTCGTAAGTGGGTGGCCGAGCCTCGGCCGAAAACTCGCGCAACGCATTCTTCTTCCTCTGCTTCCTTCCTCAGTTCCGTATCCacgggtgcgcgcgtgtgtatgtgtttgctACTTTGTGTTCTTCCATTCTGCGCGCCACCAAACCACCAAAAAGTCGAATAGAAAAGTCCCCCCACCGGCAGAGCAAACGGCAGACGTCGCGGGGAGCGTCTCCGGCGGTGGAttgggaaaaaatggcccTGCGATGCACAAAACCTCCTGCAGTCCCCGAGGACCGGCGCGAAAGCAGGAGCAGAGAGGTTTCGCGTCCGAATCTGTTTCGGAAAtatgaaaagcgaaaaaaacggacgaGGTTTAAAAGGCCCCTCACACGGCAACGATGCGCCCCATCGACCAACCGCCACGCCAAAGCGCACATCACagaattggaagaaaaaaaagctgTCGGACGAACGGACAGAAGTCCCACGAAAACTGCGCTACGATGAAGACCGAAAGTTGCGTCTTGATATGCGAACGCATACTCGGGCCGCGGGCCGTGAGCATTGACAAAACTGAGCACTATCCTGCTCTGCCGTCAGCTATCTTGCTTCTTGTCGTGAATCTCCCACAAGTTGCGTTTTTCAGAACATGGTCTACGTTTTTTTATAATGTCTAATGGCACTCCGTTGAGACACGCTAGCACATCTGGTGCTGTGCAGCACTGATTAAAGAGAGTGTTTGACAATTGAAGTTACCGCATCAGATCAATCAACGTCTTGAAAGCCGAAATAGAAAGGTCCAGGTACTGTACTGTACTAAGCTGAACTAATCAACGTCTGAACGCCTGTTTTTTCAGTCATATCAACGTCTGTTTATTCAGTAGTTGTTGAGTCCAAATACTGaattgttcaataagttttgagcttcgcatgatttgttttatgtctGGACACAGATGCAAGCCgctaggagccaaatctggtgaatacgagGGATCCTCCAACCATTCAAACTTTAGTTTATGGATTTTTGCGATTGTCACAATGCTCTTATGACACGATGCATTGCtctgaagaaaaaggattttttcttGTACAAACCGGGTCAGCTTTGGaactgtttttggacgtccttgacgtggatcgtcttcaaggcttgtacgaccacgtttaaattcagaaaccccccttttaatgtactaattgaaggcgaagagtccttgcATACTTTCAGCTTCTGTTAATGCAGCTCAAAACTGATTGAATAGCCTGTTAATCCGGACTTAACACGAACTTGTCTAGAGACAAAGGTAAGTTTTGTTTCTGTATATTATTATCGACCAAAATTGAATGTGATGTGATCTTCGAGAAGTTGTACCTCCGAACAGTTTTTTATGTATTGCCGTCCGATCACACTCGATGCAGCATGCAGGGCTGATGAACCTTCTTCTTCTCTAGCTGATCCGAGTTACCCCTACACACAACCGTAGAGTAGCTGCTGACCACCACGAACTTCCGAACCGTGGATCGGCTAGCCCACGGGTGACCACGCTACCGGCTAACCTACGGGACCTTTGCGCCTTTGGACGcaccaaaacggaaacaaaccgCGGCACCCACAGCAAAAGGGGTAGAAGACTAACACACTGGCGGCCACAACGATAGCCGATCATCGGCCCGTTTTAACGGCCACCCTTTCaggtctgtctctctcgctctcactctaGCATCTGGCTACCAGACGtcttttggtttggttttgttgttttttgttggtcccgcgctGTAGGTGAAGATTAAAACCCCACGATCGCACACAGACGCGAACACACAGACATGCGCATGCAGATGCAGACAGACACGATCGTGGTCCGCGGCCCACGATCGGGCGCGAGCGAACACGAGACGGACTGCGTGCGCGATATGCGTGGCGCGCCCGTGgacggaaaagaaacggcCGCTGCCTAACTCCCGGCGCGGCGCACGCCGGACAAGGTCGAAAATTTTCAATAAGACCGGATTTCAAACAGCGCAAAATTCCACTCTAACGTCAGTTTTCGGCCGGTGCAGTCGGGCTCGGTGTCCCGTCCCTTggagccgggcccggggccagaCTCGGATCAGATCTCGCCAGTTGCAGTCAAGACATCGGCTCTCGGTGCAAGAGGTACCAACTCCTGGAGCCAAGGTCCATGGGACTGAAGTTATTAAACCTAGTGTGAATCTTAAGACCCTCTTCAAACCTAAGGACTAAGTGTTAAAGTTTTCGAACGAACCAAAGTGTGCGATGCTACGGTTTAGTGTTGGTGACTAACTAAGGACCCGCGAGAGAGACCTGGAGTTTGTTCAAGTGTTTCGGGACATTCGTGTCCGAAGATCGTGCGCGAAAACTCAAAGTGATATCGAACGCCGTCAGCACGACACGGCAGAGCCAAGCTGAACCCCTACATTAGCGCACACGGAATGCGTGAATAGTTTCACGAAAATCGGCCCCCAGCCGAACGGAGAGTCGCCTCCGCGGGACACGGGACCGGACCGCGGGAGTCCCAGAGTCTGGTTTGCATTTATTTGCGGCGGCAATAAACGTCGCGCAAAACGGTAAAGAAAACAACGCGCACAACGATCGCTCGCAGTCatttggatttttttgcttcttgtgTTCGATTTGTAATGCGCAAACCGCGTGGCCACTCGCGTGATGGCAcctgtgtgtgcgccgtgcgTGCGCACTGCGCCACACTGTtgcgagctgtgtgtgtgttggccccCGGTTCCCTCTGGCTTCGCGGCAGGTCTTCGCGACGTCCGCGGAATCCTAAAGTAACTCTTGTTGCTGGTTCGGCGGGGGGGTGTCGAGTCAACCTTAAAACGCTCCAGTGTCGCTCCACCCGAGTGTGTTGGTGATCGATGGAACCGAAATCGCAGGAAGAAGAATCACCAAACCGAGGGGGCcgagaaaagcaaataaaatggccCCTTCCTTCGAACAGgccgaacaaaaaaccatAACGACAATACAGCTGCGCTCACTCAacgagattttgtttttttgagCCACATCGCGATCGTCACGGTCGCCATTTCTGTCGCACCATTTTTTTGCGCTATCACAGACCGTGCCCCCAAACGTGTTTTATCCCGCGCCGAAGCGCCGAAGAACGACACGAAAACAGATGAAGTCGGCAAAAATCGCGGACGGACAGCGAATGCGGATCTACGGCTTGCAAGTGTGCTGAGGCTTTGAGGATTGTTATCAGATTATGCTGCAAGTGGCACAGTGTCGACTGCCGGCGGTACCTTACCCCTCAGATCTAATCTAGCCTCTCCTAGGCTTTGTCTGTAAGGTTTCACAATCCAGACATAGCCTGACAGAGGTTAGGTGAAATCTGTCaacacatcgtcgtcgtcgcagtcgTCGTGCAGAATTACAACCCTTCGACCGAGACAATGAGAAGTCGTCAGCAGAATTATGTTTACGgcaacaaaccagcaaccggGAACgagatctgctgctgctgagcctCAGGATGGGGATGATTCAACGCCCAGCTATTTCCGACACCGAAGTAACGAAGACGAAGGTAATGGAATGCATCGCCTTTCAGCACCATGGCGTGAGTAACCGACAATTCGTGGAGGTGTTCCGCAACTCCTGTTCAGGAGAACCTTCACTTGGCACATGGCTGGAAAGTTTCAGAAAGTCCCCTCAGTAACTAAAATATAAcctttttaaaatttttaaacaattaattttaatgattaGATAAAAGTGTTACTCAACTTGATAGCTTGTTCATGTATAAAGCTTTGTGAAAATTCGTTATTGGTTATTCGCCCTTCGTTAAAAAAACACCTAATTGGCCAGCGCTGACCATAGTCCAATGGCTCTGCTTTGGAAACTCCGAAGGTCATTTTCCTTACAATCGTAAAGGATGCACCACACCGAAACGCTGCCGAAAACCCGAGGCACGAAAATTGCATTTCAAAGTAGCAGGGCTCGGGTGCAGCAGACCAGACCCTCGGTACGCTCACCTttggccggcgtcgtcgtcgttcaacCGCAGCCACGTTGGCGCAGCTCAACCGGCCAAGGCTAGGGGGCTGGTGTGGGCCAGGGTGTGTGATAAGCTCATTCACAGCCAATGTCAACGAATGCCTAACGAAGGCCAACCAGTTACCGAAGCCGTCTGCTGCttgtcaccaccaccagctgtcCACGTCAGCTGACTGTACCAAGGTGAAGGCGCCAGGCACAATGTCCGATAATGTCGGTGGTTGGTTTCCACGGCCTTAGTTTCCCACCGTTGCTTCGGAAGCTAGGCAATCACGAGCTGTAAAGTCTAAACGGGTgtttcaaacaataaaacagcGCCCATAGCATAGACACGAAACAGTCTCCGTAGTTCACACTTAAAGGAAAATAATCGGCTCGACTTAATAGGATTTCATAATTGAAACTAAAAGCGTACTTTTAAATGTGCATTAGATGGTTGTTCTAACAAATGATCATCAAGAAGCTAGTCAAGACATAGCGTTTTTAACAGCTCCATACGAGCCGCAGCGCCATCCAACATAATCTGGATCCATATTCAAATTGTGGCCACAAGATTGCCGATTGTGGATCGATCGTTGTTTAGCACCAGAAACCTGTTCCATGCTCGAGCAGATATCGCTACCAAAAAGGTAGGCTGAAAACATGCTCGTACACCTTTCTCTTGCGCCGCAACGACCCAACGAATATGATAAGGCTGACGTCATCATCACGCCAATCGGGCGGCCAATGAAAATTTTACACAATTCGCGACATTCGCGACGCGACAATCCCACCCGGAGTGCCGGATCTTTGTCTTAGTGCGACGTTTGGGCGCTCACGATCGCGCACGAAAAGTTGAGGAGCCTGGACGCCGGGCTGCCGGGGCAGGTTATGCTCCCACGTCCTTCGCACATTTCGCGCGGTGGGCCGCATCGGCCGCGAACCGTTTACGCACACCGACCCGAAACCCTGAAAACAGACCGGGAGCTGCCGATCTCGCCGGTTCTTGATCGTGAACTTGAAaccgtgcgcgtgtgtgcgtacaCGGAGTGCGTGACAAAGGCGCACCACGGCGCACGGTACTCTTGATGTCTGCGTTCACGGgcatacgtgtgtgtgtgtgggaccgcggcgagcgagcggacaaattttgacaaaatatttgctttcGAAGATAACGTTGTGGGGGTGCGCGAAAAGTTTCTGCGACTAAAATCGTGCACCAATTGAAAGaattttaatacaaaaaaatcgttttatggtttttgaAATTAAGCTTTATTGGAGTGTTACTTGTCTTTTTGATCTGTGGTATGATTTGTAtcaatattattttaattaatttttgttatttttacgTACTATCTAATACTTACTAACACTTACTatctatttttaattttgctttAACCAAATAGATTGGCATCTACTGTTCTATTAATGTTAAAAGTGGCTTAAAATAGCAACggcctttttccattttaaaaaaACATCTCCAATTACATCACGACATTGTATTGATTCACCTATTAcacatataatttaaaatatttattaatataattaatcaatatttaaatataCTAGTTCATCGATAGCATAGTTTATTCAACCATTTATACAATGAACGTTCGAACTGCCTGAAACTGCCAAACCATTCGTCCAACGTCTAATGCCACCGCAGCATAATCACTCAACTCAACCGACCTGCTTCCGCGATGGAAAACATAACCATAAAACGTTGGCCAGGCTTTGGCCGGGCGTCCGCTGGCCTTCCTAACCGAGTGACCCAGTGACAGTGGGCGGCACATAAATCGGACGGCATTAGCGCATCGCCCTCCGCTCATTATTTACTACGCACCATCGTTGACCCCGTAACTCCGCGGAAGGCGGAAAAGCTCGCTGCTCTAATTGGTTAATCACCTTCCATTCATCCAGCCGCCCGTAAGCCGGCCCGAGGTTTGAGTACACTCGTAAATTATGCTTCATCATCTTCTGACCGGGAAGGGGCAAGAAAAGAAATCATAGCTCCAAGCTTACTCGGAGTGgaggcaaaaacaaaacctcaaTCTTCTTCGACGGCGGATTCCGACGGCGCACAGGTGAAGCCAACTTCATCGAGCAatggaaaccgaaacccgaaaaacaTCTCCGCCCAGAGCATGGCGAATGAATCGCTGGGGCTGAAAGTGAAACGCTTTTCCCCTCAATTAGCGCTCTAACCCCGAAATTATCGATCTATTATCTCACCGTACGGTGCGCTTTTCTCGCCACGCGCTGGTGAATAATCTTACGATGGAAGCTAGGTCAAAGTAAAAGTGcaaattggcaaaaaaaattgCGCTAAGCTGGCGATCGACGAAAGTGATGGGTTCCGGTATCGATCGGATCGACGGATGAGATTTGTCTTTCACTTAGCGGTTGCATTACAGGGAACTAATTCGGACGGCTAGCTTCCGAGTTTCTGGCTAATGGGCGGGAAAATTTCGTCATTTTCCCATACCCTCGGGGCTTTGAATTGCCTCATCGTAGGGCAACCGAGCTCAGCGAGCGCTTGAAACTTCACCGACTCCGGCAGCCATTCCGCCGGGGCCGAGAGTAAATAAATGGGTGCTTCCGAAATGATTTTATCGTCGCTAGTGATCACCCTGGGAAGCTGTAAGCAAATGCAGCAGCCGGCAGTGTGTTGTAACACGAGCCACCTTTTGACGTAAGTAAGAGTGCCTAGGCGGCTGTTACCCAGCCACTCACCGGAAGTAAAGAGTGCGCCAACTGCCGAAGACGGGCTGCCGATCGCACGCCCGTAATCGTAATGTAGGTTACGAAGTTGGGCCTACAACTTACAACAAAACGTTACAAAACGGCGCCATTCTCTCGGCAGAGCTACagagagctagagagagagtgagagtgagtgtCGCGTGCGATGATCGGCCACGTTTTACGATCATCATACGATCTTTCACGCTATTAGCTGTGCTGAGCATAAAACAGTATACCCACCGTGGTGTACCGCGTcatgtttattgttgttacGCGCGGTTGGACTGAGAGATGCTGCCGGAGGGTGATTAGAAAAGCATCGTAATGGCACTAACTGTCACTCTGATTTTAAagtgccattttttttactaataACCCTTCTAACTAATGTGCACCAAAGTGATTTGCATGAGGAGAGGTTCGGTTTGGCAACGATCGCTTTTGCtaacattttccaatttttttattatctcttcctttccttctttcctttcctacgtattattttttcattaaGAAAAGGTAGAAAATGATCTATCTAATGATTTGAAGGACAATATTCTTTCATTGTTTTCAATAACAAATTGAACTTACTGTTCGACACTTCGTGATAGATATggtttggcattttttttcAAGTTGCCTAACTTATCTGAGCTTGGTTCTGGCTGATCGATGGATCACGTCCTTGTACGTGCCTGTTTTACTTTGCCCAGAATTTGCTTCAAGATGAGCGAATAATTTCAGTAAATCTATGATTTTATTCATTGATCGCACTCGCAATCCGTTCACGAGCGACTGTTGATAACGTCTGACAATTATAATTCCCAAGAATACAAAGAAATTCCCTAGGAATCCCAAGAATATAACTGAAACTTACAAGATACTATAAAAAAGTAATTAATAtagattttaaattaatctAGAAACCGTTTAGAATTGACTCGTTGAATCCAACAAATGTCTGTTTTCTGTTCATCAACATCACCCATGATTATGAGCTGAGCAACGTGTAGGTGGATTGATTGGAAGTCGCCACTTGTGGCAGTTTCTTGGTCGTATCTACCTGCCCTGCACACCGGAGAAAGTACGCACCGTGGTCCAAACACTGCTCGCATACAAACACCTCGAACACCCTTcggagcccggaaccggatccgTAACTCCCAGCTGTTCCAATTCATCTTTGGAACACACTCCGCGAGCGGCTCTCCGGAGTTTGAGCACGTGCCGCCGTCGAGGCCGCGCAATGCTCAATACCTTTCCCGCGGACCAGCATCGCGGACGATTACTGTGGTTGCGATACCTTCTCTCGAAACTCGAAGAAAGTGAGTCGCGGAGAGCGGCCGAGGGAACTCAGCCCTGGTAAACCAATAGACAAGCATCGGCCCCAAAGAAAGCCACGATCACAGTGGCCTCCTGCTCTTCGGAAAGGCCCACGCGGGGACTTGCTCCAAGGTTACGGACGCCTCCGGCCTCAGTAGCATCTTGGCAGCCAGCCGATCCGGTTCCTTTCTGGCCACGAAGACAGCGGAGGTCTAAGCCAGTGGAAAAAAGTGGGACTCGTCGTGTTGTGCGCGTACAAAAGTCGGTCCCCAAACTGCTCGATCCaaagtggtggtggccaaagtgGTGTTTATTGTGAATGTTTGGTAAACACGCCACCGCATAAAGCATCATTTAAAAGGAGCCCAACACATAATTCGGACCACGGGGGGAAAGAAAAGACACACGAGTCGGAACCGGGCATCGGAGATCTGAACTAGGAATTGGcacacagctgctgctggtgagtGGACGACGCGTGGATTACTTATTCACTTGAGACAGTTACGTGTGGACCCTACAGCCGAACGTTGAGTGGATACGGTTTTAAAAAGCAACTGTCCTGATTTAATCGTCACAATCTTATCATGAGTGGATTGGTGGATCGTTTGCGGCGGACTGCTGTGGGTCGGTTGATTTGTGGAGTGGAACAGTTATTAAGTCTCACACGTGCCGTGCTTAAAACACGCAGCAAGTAACAAAATATTAATACAAATAAGTCGATCAAATGTAAAGTTCAATGTCATTTGGGTTTTCGCCCCCGTTGAAGTTGATTCGGCCGATAATGAGCTAACGGAAACGATGACCAATCGCCCGTTACATAACGAATGTGGCCGCCTGGGGCCACCATTCGATCGGAACCCTAAAATCAATGGGGTATCATTAGGTTTCATCGTTTGTTCCTCGCTATTAACATGAGTTGCCACGGGCAAAGGAATATTTAGAACCGACAATCGGAGCCGCTTCAGGCGATCCGGGCCGAATTCTTCCAATCTGGCCTGGTCTTGGGAGCTGTCTACGTCCGTCCAATAAATAATGGACCGTTAGGGTTCCAGGTTGCGAGCATCCGACCCATGGGTGACCTAATAAACGCAACCGGATACACGCATTAAGGAACCAGAAATCCCAAAAAGTTAAACATATGCAAGATCTTTGCATTCGGTGCGGTCGCTTTTGGTCTACAGTCCGCAGCATAGCTAAGGAATCTGTAGACCGATTTAAGCTCGATGCACTGTTGGCTTCAATTAAAACAGCTACTTTTGATGAACTTTCATTTCGGCACGTTATGATGTCGACATTCAATCCTATGTCAATATGCTAATATGTTCAGCAATATGTTGCGATTATTATCCATAGCGTCAGCATTTCACTTTTTGTTTCGGAAGCTTGAAGATCATCGTAGACCAAAATCGTCGCGAACAGTTGTTGAAAAGTTTTGAGAATCGAACAATTTTGATTAACAACCGAAAGTAGCATACTGATAAGTGCAGTGAAATTCAAATCAACTCGAACCGCTTCCAAAACATTCCGAGTGAAAATTTTGACTACGAAACAAACCGGAACATAAACGTctgaatatttaaataaattccaGATCTATATCCCATTCCCAAATATTTAAATGCGGACAGTCTCTTCACTTTTTCCTGAGCCTGATGCCCTTTCCGACGAACGGTTGGCCCCGAATTGCTAACATTGGCATCTTAAGTGTGTCACTTCCTTCTTCCAATCCCACCTCGGAAGGCAATTTCTTGAAGAAAGTACACACCCCGCGACGCGTATTAAACAACCCCACAGCTGACATGATTTGCTGTGCATTCCAGACACTTCGTTCCTTCGGATCCGAACCCCTATCTACACACCTGCATTGTTTCATCGGCTTCATTGcagaaaaataacacaattGTCATCATCGAGGGTGGAACGAGAGCCGTACTCCGTAGGGTCGATTTCACGACGACTCTGCTCACTCCCATTGCTCCCATTGGCCGGGCTCGCGGGGCAATCGTTTAAGCATCGCCGACATGTCCGCGGTCGTCGGCAGCCTTTCGGTGACGTCTCTCGAACCAACTGGCAACCTTTGTCACGCGCCGGACACCGGTCACCGGGCTCGTAAAGACGCTGAGCGTTTCACTTTCAAATGTGTAGCGGCCGAGAGACCGCGGTGTGGACTACATACGCCAGTCCACGTGTCGCCCTGTTGGGCAACTATCAGGGCAGGGTCTCTGATTAATGCGAAAGGAACAGGTGCGCATACTTCCCGGTGTGTTGGGAAGCTTTAAGAAAGGCCCAAAATGGGGACACCGAAAGACAAATTATTATGTATTTCTTGTTGACGACCCTGAGATTGCTTGAGGCATCGACCTACGTAGTCCCAGCCGAGGCTACAGGAAGGTGGAGCAATTTCGAAAGTATTTCCTGCGTTTTTGGTCCCAAATCTCACCGAAGATTGTTGTTCTGATTGGAACCGCTAgtggtttgttgtcttttctcCAATTCGTACGTCGATTGACCACTTACTATTGGGATCGCAGTGTTACACAATACTAGTGGTGTCGATGTGATTAACACATTTTTTGCTCTCAACTTAGCTTAATGGAAATCAGAATATGTTCAGCAAATACCCATTGCTGGTTGTACAAATTCCTCGCGTAATTTATGCTAATAACCTACATCTTAACATCTGCTCGACAGGCGCGTCTATTCAAACCTCCAACACATTTCAAGCATAACACACAATCGGTGAGGTTGCACCGAGGGGTTTGCTTTCTGTCTTAAATGCATCTGGGAGCGGCTCAGAAACCGAAAAGAAGTTCGAAACAATAAGacaacaaaacacgaaacacggccggccgggcatgCAACGAACAGAACTTTCACTCGCTGTTTTGCTGCGAGTAGAGAGATCAGAAAGAAAGGAGCAAAATTGCGACCAATCCGGTGCGGCACTCTGAAAAAGCCGGCCAGGTCTAgccgaaacataaaaattccgagaaaaaaaaacattgggGTTTGGAGCATCGATCGAACCACAAAACGAAcgcctccgcctccgcccCGGCAACGCAATCGACAGCTACCGAATGTgttggccggcccgggggccgATTCTAGCGCCCGACTTTCATCTCTCGCAGCGTGGTTGTGGTTTTCTCAGTACTTTCCTTTCGGATTTACAGACACCCGAGAAGACCGCGACGATCAGTCAATCAGCGCGACTCCACCGATCAAGACCTGCCCCACCGGGTGTCGATCCTACTGACGGACGCCGATAAAAAACACCACAGGGAACCACAGAGCTACAATGTCTCCGTTGGGCAGACTACAACGAATAGGGATCCGGGAGTGGTTGAAGCCTGCCACGGTGTTACTCATCGTCACCATCACCCTGACGGTCACGGTCGAAGCCGGAAGTCTCTCGGCCGAGGAGCGTCACCCCGGAACTGGAATCGCTGGTCAGTAACTTAACACTCCAGTCATATCTCATGTCGGAGATCCTAATTCTAGTGTTTGCTCCACCCAAAACCCACAGAGTCTCGGACGTTCGGGCGGATCAGACGACTGCAGGCCATGATCGTTCCGGTGATGTTCTTTCTGGGCGTGATGAAGACACTGCTCGCGTTCCTGGTAGCCATCAGCCTGAAGACGCTCTTCGTCGGTATCTCGATCCTGATGATCAACGTGGGTCTGGCCCTCGCGAAGGTGATCGCATTCTTCAAGTCCAAACACTCGTACGATCAGCACGGCGGTGGTTGGTCGGGCGACAAGAACATCCACGTGCATATCCAcaacgatggccaccagcaTGGCGGCATACCGGTGGAGTTCGACCACGCACCACCAGCGTCCCTGCTACACAACTCGGCCCCAAATGTGTTCCCGAGCTACGGACCGCCGACCCTGGGCTCCTACAACCAGCGCATCGGTTACCGGTCCCGGATCGATGATACGGTGGAGCCGATCTACGTATCTTcgtccaccggccaccaggaGCGCCACCCGAAGGAGGTGATCACGGACCGGGACCGACTGAACCAGATCTATGCCCAGTGGCGTCAGCTGCAAAAGAACGGACGATAGGACGCTTGCTAGAACCCGGAACGCGAtctagtgatgccaaaaaggaaagcGCTGGGAATAGGCTGACCCACAACAGCCCCAATGGAACGGAACCCTAGCTGACCTGCTTTTCGGGGACGCGCGCGTGCGAATCTCGGGCATCTCGGCGCCCACTGTGTACTATATTAATGTAATGAGTTTCcctaatttatttaaatgggCATCTCCCGCCCCGTAACTGAGAGTCTGGCTTAGGATTAGACTTAAGTGCTAGATTTCAAGGCCGTGTGGAACACTCCAACACCGATGCCGCCTGCAGGCGATCGCGTTCGGCGGAGGCCTCTTACCATTCGGCAGTGGTGCGTGAAATAGGCGGCCCAGGAACGCGTTGAATGCGTTTGGCGCCCCTTCTCCCTCAGCGAGCATGTACTGTTAATAAACAACCATCTCTACCTTAAACCGTTTGCGTTGGGCTTCACTCATCCGTCAAATTTAATTGGGCTGGGTGCTGTACCGCGCGCAATGTGTGTTATGCATTTCACTCTCGA
Coding sequences within it:
- the LOC128268250 gene encoding uncharacterized protein LOC128268250, with product MSPLGRLQRIGIREWLKPATVLLIVTITLTVTVEAGSLSAEERHPGTGIAESRTFGRIRRLQAMIVPVMFFLGVMKTLLAFLVAISLKTLFVGISILMINVGLALAKVIAFFKSKHSYDQHGGGWSGDKNIHVHIHNDGHQHGGIPVEFDHAPPASLLHNSAPNVFPSYGPPTLGSYNQRIGYRSRIDDTVEPIYVSSSTGHQERHPKEVITDRDRLNQIYAQWRQLQKNGR